The stretch of DNA ttgtaccctctacttgaacatggtgctttatgcttcatattattatccaatgatgtgttgccatcctatgatgtctgagtagattttcgttgtcctatcggtggttgatgaattgctatgattgatttaatttgcttgtggttatgtttctgccctttggtgcccatcatatgattgcgcgcgtggatcacaccatagggttagttgtatgttgatagaactatgtattggagggcaggagtgacagaagcttcaacctagcatagaaattgatgcatacgggattgaagggggatgtgctgcaaggcgattaagttgggtaacgccagggttttcccagtcacgacgttgtaaaacgacggccagtgaattgtaatacgactcactatagggcgaattccaagtcagggatgacatgctagcagtggcttctcccacataatacttgctatcggtctagtaaagtagtcaattacttaggggcaatttcgcaactcctaccaccacttttccacactcgctatgtttactttattgtttctttatctaaacaacccctactttttatttacgtactctttattatcttgcaaacctatccagcaacacctacaaagtacttctagtttcatacttgttctaggtaaagcgaacgtcaagcatgcgtagagttgtatcggtggtcgatagaacttgagggaatatttgttctacctttagctcctcgttgggttcgacactcttgcttatcgaaaactgttgcgatcccctatacttgtgggttatcaagacctgtgtacactcaaaaacacattagtcccttaacctataagtcttcaatacaccaaaatcactaagggacactagatgcacttatagtTGAAGAGAAAATATACTCCTGGCAAGAAAGTAAAGAATATACTCCTAAGATGAGTGTtgtatctatctatctatctatctatctatctatctagcCTAGGAGTACAGATTTCTTGTTTTTTATTTTCAGTATTCTATTGGACAAATTTTGAGCAACTGCCTAATCTTATTGTAAGCCTGGAAGGAAAAATTCTCTTGGACAAATTTTAAACTGTATAAAGGTTAATCCTTTCTATTTTCTAATTCACTTTTTCTGTTATGTTTTCTTCTTTTGTATCTTGCTTCGTTCACTAATACTAATTTCCATCTTTTGCAGGATGGGATATTATCTGTAAAATGTGTACTAGAGTAATTTGCCTTCGGTTCGAAGGAAGCTTCATTTTGTACAACTTTTGGTTGCACCAGACGATTTCCAAATTATGACTATATTGTTAGGAACAACTTTTGGTTGGAACATTTAAGATATAGTATAAGTGTTTGTAACAATGGATGAACTGTTTTTTAGTACCTTTCGATATTTATGTATGTTAAATTGGCTTGCACACTACCAACTGTCAGTTCGCTTACCCACCACATTCTTATTTTTTCATAAGAAAAACAACGCAGCCACGCACACGTGCTTCATGACGGGCTCAGCTTGCTGCCGAGCCTTCTACCTGCTAGTGGATATTAGAGGGGGCATTCGTCTATGAGGCCACATTTGGGGGTGAAAATGGGCAATCCCTATATGGCGCGTAGGTCGCTCGATATCCACATAGCACGTACCCCCTCTCCACCGCTGGAATTTCTATGGGCCAGCCCATTTTCGGGATTCACCCCCAAACCGGTTTTGGGAAGGTTCTAGATCCTTCCCTGAATCAGTTTTTTCTggtttctttttttctttcggtttttcttttcttttctgttcctgttttgtttcaattttttcttttctttttttatttttattcttatTTACACAATTTGTGGTAATCTTTTTAATATTCATGAATTTTCTAGTTTCTTTTTTGTATTATTTTTTCGTTTTCAttttaaaaatatattttttcaaattcatgattttttaaatcgtgaacaattttttgaaatcatgaacatttttcaaatacctGAATTTTGTTTTGAACTAACGTACTTTTTCACTTTTTCATTTTTTGTGAATTTTCTTTTAAATTCATGAACACTTTTTTGTTCAtcgaattcaaaaaatgttcatcaatggaaaaatatgttcaaaaattaaaaaaaaatgttcatcaatcAAATTTTGTTCATCGGATTTAATAAATGTTCGTCAGAATTCAAAAATTTGTTCATCAAATTGCAAAAATGTTCTTTAAATTCCAAATTTGTTCATCGAATCtgcacatgcttatgggcgtgtCTGTCTATATCTCGCTCGCTGCAAAATATGAAGCAGGCGATGCCCATAGCTGAAGCTTACATGTGTTGCAGTAAGTATGGTCTATTAACATAGGTAATTTCCTTCTTTAGTTTTCAAAAAATCGTGCATAAGAAAATATATATCGAGAAATATGTTTACTTCATTAATTTTGGGAAAAAAGTATAGTGAAAATTGTGATCACATGTTTCAGAAACAATGTTCACATGTATGTTAAAAATCTTCAGTAATTTTACAAAAATATGTGGGTAATTGAATAAGTGTCCAGTTTTATTAATCAAAGTGTGCAATTTTATAAATGTGCTCACACGTTTTTTAAGTGTTAGTACAATTTTAAGAAGTGCCCATCTATTTTTGAAAACATTTAATTATAAGAGTGTTCCATATTTTTTTAAAAGTTCATGTAGTTAATGAAATGGTTCATGCATTTAAAAAATTCTTCatataattaaaaaaatcgtgTAACctataattttcattttttttagaAAATAATCATTTAATAAAAAACCATCCATCTTGAAAATGATTGTGTATGTCTAAAATAAATATTTAAGTTTCCTCCAAAAGTAAACAAAGAAAATGGATAACGAAAcaaaaagtaaaaataaatattAATAAAGAAAAACATTGGAATAGAATGAAAAAACACAAACACACTAGAACGGGGATCCTTAGAAAAATCACCCAAAACCTaggaagaaaacaaaaaaaaagtcTTACAAGATCAACCCACGTGGAAACTGATCGCATGTGAGCAGTCCTCACTACTCGCAATACGCGAGATATAGCCATTGCACATGATTACAACCATTCTACGTAGTGGTGTAGCTAGAGGGTGGAGAGAGGCCCTAGGATTTTTCCAATTGCTTCATTTCATACCATAGCAAAAGAAGTTAAGAAAATATTTGTAGAAGAAAATTCTTTACAGTTTCACTATTGGCCCACCCTGACTCAATGAACTCAGTGAACTGGATCCGCTACTGATTCTACTACGCTCAAAAGGTAAAAATGGTCACTACTATTCCTTTTAAATTAGTGCTAGAGATTATTCTCCACATAAAAAATAATACAAAGTACCCTTAAAACATGATATGGACTACTACTATCCATCAAATTGCTGACTACTGGAGACCTACAACGATAGCCTCAAGATAATAAGAGATGTCGCCGCACAGCCGGGCTGGTGTGATGGGTCAAATTGCTTGATTTCGAAATGGAAATCCTGCATACCCTTTTATCCATGGACGCGCGCATGGGATGGCGCAGGAAACCGGATCCGATGCCCCCTAAGATCGAAAACAACCCGGCCACAGGACACTATCCACATGGGCCACGACAAGAGCCCTTGATAGCTCGGGAAGGAAAAGACCGGTCGTCGAGCCAGTCGTATGATAGACCGAGGCACTGTGATGCATGTGCATCCCCAGGATGAGGTACCTGACGTCCAACATTTCGGCTCGATCGATCACAAACGCCCAAAGGCCGGAGAGCACGGGCCGTGGCCATGCGTACCTGCCAGCTGTACTCCTTTCACTCAGCACGCAGGTCGCCGGCCGTTGACGCGGTCCACCGAAGACGaaggagaaagaaaaaaaaaacaagaaCCCCACCGAGTGCCCGTACCCGCCGCCATCAAGTGCCGccgagggagggagggaggaagcCGACGGTTACCAGCCCACACACACACTGACACTGAAATCACTCCACGCAATTGAAAGCGAGATACTCCAACGGATGATGCGGTTTCGATCGCGAGGCGACACGTTACCACGAGGATGCGTGGTGGCCTCCCCCTCCCGTCCCGCCCCCCACCTACTCATGCGCGCCGCCTGAGGATATATGTTTATTTATTTGTTTATTGACATATGCTGCATATCCATGCACGCATCCAGCCATCCATCCTGATCCCAGCGGCGCGAGCGACGGCACCGAAGTGAATGAATGGCTGAGATTGGCACCGCCTAAAAAGCCGAAGCGCTCTGTGCTTGCTTCCTGGCGGGATTACGTAGGCGCAGGCAGCCCTCCTTAAATTCCGAGATACTACGTCGCTTGCCCCTGTGTCCCGCTGGCCGTTTTTCGCTGGAGAGCCGAGGCTTGGGGCAGAGACAGAGACGGGGACATGGCTGCTCCTGCTGCGGAGGTGGAGATGGGGGGAGGCGAGGCGCTGCTGGAGGAGGGCGCCGGCGGcagtggcgcaaggcggggcggCAGGAGGAAGCCGCTGGGGTGGAAGTGCATGCCCTTCATCATAGGTATGTACGTATGTATGCTTCACACGTTCACTTCTACTCCATTCCCGTGTGGATCTCTCCATCTCTCAGCCTGCTTTGGTTTCTTCTTCTTTCCGATCTGTGTTATTGCTTTGCTTGcttgtgcgtgcgtgcgtgtgtgtaagAGAAAGACAGAGAGTGTGTGTTTTGTTTGTTTTGTTACTAGGATAAAAGTTACAAGAGCATCATTCATGGCCAGTGGCCACTGGCTTACGGCCTCTACCTCGTACAGTCCAGGAGCGCATCCGTAGCTACCTCGGCCGGTCGTACAGTGCAGGCTCCCCGGCCGGCCGAGCTAGCAAGCTCATCATGACGGCCATGAACAATTTCCACCCCCCAAAAAAAACTAATTCTGGCCTTCCCGCAAAGGAAAAAACGAGTTGAACAATTAGGTCTAGTAATTGTTTGATTGATATAGGGAAGATCAAGGATTAGATTCGCCCGTGCCGCGTTGAATGGTTGGTCATATCTTTCCACGGCACACAAAAAAAGATGAATGGCATTTAGGGACAGATTGCCAAATCTCTCAAACATTTACGAGCTTAAAGATTGTGAGGCTTTGCTACCACAATTATCACACATTCAATGCAGTAGACAGATGTGTATCACGGTCTTCTGATTAGCTGATTCATTTAATTTAGTATATTTTAGGATCTTTTTTATTTGCACAACCTAAGGGGCCACGACGACACAATTGTTAACTTTTACTCCACCCAAGTAGGCGTCAGAGTATAACAAAGCACGACCATTTAGATTCCATAACACCGTGCAATGTCGGAGTATTTAGTTAGCATAGGCAAGAAATGTGCCTCACACTTCCTTTCTATGCAGCAACCGAGACGTTTGAGAAGGTGGGGTCAGTTGGCGTGGCAGCAAATCTCACGGTCTATCTTGTCAACCGCTACAACATTGGGCGGCTCGCGGCAGCAAACATCACCAACATTTTCTACGGTACGCTGAACTTTGCGCCGTTACTAGGCGCCTTCATCTCCGACGCCTACTTGGGAAGGTTCAGAACCCTGGCCTACGGATCCTTCTTTAGCCTCCTGGTATGTCCGCGGTCAAAGTTCTTTTAGTCGTCTTGTTTCGCCTGCTTGTATTGACAAAAGGAAATGTGAGATAAGTGTCATTGCCAAAATAAGTCTAACAAATGAATGAAATAACCAGCATTATGCTTTTAAAAAAACAGCATTATTGATTGATTAATATGAGAAATAGCATGTGCAACGAACCACAGGCAATGGCTAACATTTTATCTGCTTATTATCGCAACAAAACTTGATGTCTCAGCAAATGGCATTTATTTACCGGGTTAGCTGTTCTAAGGAATTACTGTCACGAACTAGAAAAATGTGAACTATACTGAATTTCCTACAATATGTTCGCAGATGTCAgcaactaatagatttttgcattGCTCACAGTCTAATCTGCGTACTTATTTGCTGCAAAAACAGGGGATGCTGGGATTGACTTTGTCTGCATCAGTTCCAGCTCTCAAACCACCAGACTGCAGTCAGACAGCCCAATTAGGTGGGCACTGCAACAGTCCATCAACACTCCAGCTGAGCGTGCTATACATATCTCTAGCGTTTCTAACCATCGGCGGTGGAGCAATCCGACCATGCAGCTTGCCCTTTGGAGTAGACCAATTCGATATGACTGATGAAAAAAGCCGAAAGGGCCTGAATAGTTATTATAACTGGTATTATGGCACAACTACTGCTGCCCTGGTGTTCTCCATGACTATTCTCATCTACATCCAGAATAGCATCAGCTGGCCAATAGGATTTGGCATTCCCACATTCTTCATGCTTTTTTCAATCATCATTTTATTCATGGGCACTAGACGTTATGTCCATGTACCACCAGAGGGAAGCATCTTCACTGGAATTGCCCAAGTTTTAGTGGCATCATTTAAAAAGAGAAGACTCAAGCTTCCGCATCCTGACAATATAAATCAACAAGAGTTGCTGCTCTTCAGTCCTCCGATAGGTGGCCACCGTATTTTCAGATTGCCACTTACTTCCCAGTTCAGGTAAAATAAAGAACTAGCCACGATGGAAGTGTCACAACACAGACAAAAAATACCATTTGATAGCGTCCCATTCCCAAAAGTATCGTGTTTTTTTCCAAGAAAACTATTCCAATTAGCTTGCAAAAGTGTTCTATAGGCTTAACATCCATGTAACTTGCTAAAACATGCAGACATTCATGTGCTGGTAAATGTAAGTCATTTTTCTGCAAGTAAGTGAGCAAAACGTCCTGCACTCCTCAACAAAGTGAAATAAAAAGATAAAGAACATGCTAGGCAGATCAAAAAAAAATTACTAATCATTTCAAACAATTATGTGCTAGATGCTAATGTATATCCACCTTTTATTGTCATTTGTACTCAGGTGTCTGAACAAAGGTGCGATTGTAAGGGATGGTGATATAAATGATGACGGTTCTGCAAGAAACTCATGGGAGCTTTGCAGTATCCAGCAAATAGAAGAGGTTAAATGTTTGTTAAGAATTGTGCCTATCTGTATATCTGGCATCATATGCTTCGTCGCGTTGGCTCAACAATTCACATATATAATCTTGCAAACATTAACAATGGACTGTCACCTTGGAACACATTTTGAAATCCCTGCAGGCTCTGTTATATCCATATCCTTAATCGCCCTAACTGCATTCCTGCCGATTTATGACCGAATATTGGTACCTATAGCTAGAAGATTCACCGGAGTGGAAAGTGGAATTACACTTCTTCAGAGACAGGGTATAGGATTGGTGATTTCTCCCATTTCAATGGTGGTAGCAGGGCTTGTTGAACACAAAAGGAGAAACTCAGCATTGTCTAATGGAGGAAAATCACCTATGTCAGTCGTGTGGCTTGCCCCCCAATTGATTCTAATGGGTATTGCTGAGGCCTTCAATGCAGTTGGACAAATAGAATTCTATAATAAGCAGTTTCCAGAGCAGATGCTAACCCTAGCAGGATCCCTCTTTTTCGTTACGTTAGCTGGAGCAAACTACTTGAGTACTGCTCTGGCAAACATTACAAGGAAAGTGACTACCAGAGATGGCCACACAAGCTGGTTGACAGATGACATTAATCTTGGCAAGCTTGATTATTACTTCTATTTCATTGCCCTCATAGGAGTACTGAACCTTTTCTACTTCCTTATATGCTCACACTACTATCAATATAAatccatgtcactccatgctgAAGAGTCCATCAAAGTACACACCAAGGAAGAGGCAGAAGCAGAGGTCAACGCCAATACAGATGCGCCTAAAAAATAAGTATTGGGAGGGAAATTTGTCCTGCAGAGAGTATATACTTGGAAAATTGTCAACAGACTTTCCTGTTTTGCAATATGGCACAGGACTTTATTATCTTTTTTAATGTGATGAAGAACTAATGTAGCGTAGTTTAGCCAGATGTATGACTGTTATCCAAAGAGCATCAATGAAGAGCTAAAAGGTCTATTGTATTCCAATTTGATGAAGTGTGAGTTTCTGGATCATAATGATGCCAGCAATATTTTTGTGGAACTTAATTAAGTCAGTAGTGTGTCTGCAGCAAGTACACACAGGCCGTACTTGCTAGTACAGCCTTTTGTGCATataatatttatttatttttaaatgCATTCACATAATGTTTAGATTATTTACGGCTCATTTGAGGATTGGACTAGGGCTCCCAAAACTAATGGCAACTAAGCAGTTAGATTAAACCAATCACGCCCTTGTGGACTGTGCCTCCACTAATAGGTGTTCAACATGTGAAGAAACTAACAAGTTAAATAACCTTTTCGTTATACTTTCAGGTGAAGTTCAAACATCCCCGCAAAAAAAAGGCGAAGTTCAAACAGTACGGACATAGGGTCATCCTTCAATGAACTGCCTCAAACAACTGTTTCCAAAAAAAAAAACCTTAGATTTGTTTTATCTGAATTTGGGTAGAATGTTAAGGATATGCACAATAGCATATTCAAACGAGTATAGAAATCAAATCCCAGCAATGTTTCTGTATATGAGTTTACAGTAGCCAAAAAAATATCATATTTTAGGGAACGGATATGACAAAAATTTACCCACCGTGGGAAGACGTGGAACAATAACTGGACCACCACGAACTTTGTCAAGAGCAAAACTTATTCGTAATGCCCGCCCCAGCATTACCTGTAGAATTTAAAAAAATCCAGGTCATTTGTTTGATCCTTCTATGAATTGAATATCTAGCAATAGCAGTTTGTAAGGCAACTCTCTTCATAAAGAACCTTTCCATCCATAGCGTCCATGGCATACTTAGCCTCATAATGATTTGAGAACTGGACAAAACCAAAGCCTCTTGACCTTCCAGAGTTTTTGTCATACATTATTCTCACTGCAACACGAAATAGTATCCATATAACTTCACTGTATTAAGATAAGTTTAACACATGTAAAAACAGCATTAGGTATTAATTTTCTGGGATGAATA from Triticum urartu cultivar G1812 chromosome 3, Tu2.1, whole genome shotgun sequence encodes:
- the LOC125545696 gene encoding protein NRT1/ PTR FAMILY 2.13-like, translated to MAAPAAEVEMGGGEALLEEGAGGSGARRGGRRKPLGWKCMPFIIATETFEKVGSVGVAANLTVYLVNRYNIGRLAAANITNIFYGTLNFAPLLGAFISDAYLGRFRTLAYGSFFSLLGMLGLTLSASVPALKPPDCSQTAQLGGHCNSPSTLQLSVLYISLAFLTIGGGAIRPCSLPFGVDQFDMTDEKSRKGLNSYYNWYYGTTTAALVFSMTILIYIQNSISWPIGFGIPTFFMLFSIIILFMGTRRYVHVPPEGSIFTGIAQVLVASFKKRRLKLPHPDNINQQELLLFSPPIGGHRIFRLPLTSQFRCLNKGAIVRDGDINDDGSARNSWELCSIQQIEEVKCLLRIVPICISGIICFVALAQQFTYIILQTLTMDCHLGTHFEIPAGSVISISLIALTAFLPIYDRILVPIARRFTGVESGITLLQRQGIGLVISPISMVVAGLVEHKRRNSALSNGGKSPMSVVWLAPQLILMGIAEAFNAVGQIEFYNKQFPEQMLTLAGSLFFVTLAGANYLSTALANITRKVTTRDGHTSWLTDDINLGKLDYYFYFIALIGVLNLFYFLICSHYYQYKSMSLHAEESIKVHTKEEAEAEVNANTDAPKK